The DNA segment atattaatccgaatttatttaattttaatccgagtatatttaatttgggaatatttagagtttcgatttaaattctaatattcttaaattatttaggattgaaattgaattaaaataagggtcgaggaccaaattgcaattattgaaaagatgagggactaaagtgcaattttggttgaaagttatcagattatttTGCATGTGCAACGTGTTAGACTCATATTTTGTTCAGCATAATtcagaattcaagaacagagcCCTTCCTTCATCattttttctttgaaagttCGATTTTCGATTTgtcgtaacttttgaaccggttgtccgatttcgattccgtaaattgttctgaaatccttacgacgagggcttcgatttaGTGTAAGTGTTTATATCTTTCAGTATGGTTTGAAGCTCGAAAGTTgatagatatcagatgttgagttttcgattatgtttatcgacgtttatgcgattctatatcgaaaccggattgatgagtttgtgttatttgtatccaatcttgattccagcatgttaatcgatttttatagctattgagatgaagttttgaatgatatatcagctggttttcTTGATTGAGAGCACGTACATatggtttgaataaaagaaatggtttcgggattacgtcggttaccgattttcaatcgctacgccgtttaatcgagtttttggaatgttttgttattcgatagctaagctgaaacacttatcttgatgatgtgaatgttatggaattttattcttccgtttcagtcgagtttggaaggccaacgactcgagacaacaactttgaaccgaagaagttggattgaggtttgaaatgagtttgatcgatGATCTTATGTTGTTTTCGACTCGTTTTTGATATaatagattgaaatgaagttgatatatgtattttgattgtatatttcatatttgaagagttcagaaccgagataaacgaaggtataatgacgacatcgcaaaGTAggaactttgaaactcaagaacgactaatcttgagttggcccgcaaaaacccacatacttatttatgtttttgatttgattgtgatgttgtcgatccatcacaggtagtggatctttatattcgagttgatatgatgctatattgaattgattctatgccaaggttgatGTTAACCTtgtttgcgagtcggttacgaactcgttagatggatattcatgtcaagatcagttatgaatcttgatggctttgaagttatgtgaatcaattcgtttgtaaagcgtttacgtactctatttgttgagtcgagtttaaatagagtcaagatgatttatttgacgctttctatatgttggttatactaagaattgtttctcaccgaagtttatccggctgttgtcttgttttgtatgtgtgcatgacaacagaaggggcaggagctagtcatcgacgtcattgacagctggaagagagtctagcacgtgaggactcgggttgtagatgatgtcttgaactttagaagcactaaACCTTAGTTATGTTGGTTTGGATTACATGTATGACATTTGAGATAGTTGTTGTCGTTTacgatctttagcgacttgttcgatgtaataaaatgcatgtacagatgcttgagaccttggttatgtttatatgcataattTGGAATTGTTATATCATGAATTGGtccatgttttgatgatttagatTGGAAGGAATCGGATTGACAGCAAAATGTgatctgcagattttctggaaattgaagcccgctcgatccgtagaagttgacggatcgagcgagccctgtatttttcaaaacagagaatttagtttttggctcgctcgatccgcagaagttgacggatcgagcgaggccaaattatgttccatccgagagttgagcatttgtgctcgctcgatcgggtgtttttcaccgatcgagcgaggcactgattttataaaaaaaaaaaaaaaattttacttggctcttgatttattaattgatgtttaatgaatgttaattgttcattaattgctctaagatgagattagcaacccgaaaTCCCCACACATAGTGACCATGGTAAGCTTTGCAAATAAAAGGAAAGTGATGGGCATATGCCAATTGAAGAACAAGGCTATCTGGTCCCACGGTGGCTCTCAAAAATATCCATCTAAAgataaatattgaaatataaCATTTTATTAGATCCttactaaaaaatatttttaatgaatttttttataaagaaAATATAGAATATTACAATTTTTAATTTGAGAAAATATGCACTTTTTAGgtttatataaaaaaacatatatcattAAAAAATAGAAGATTAGATgttaaggaaaaaaaaaagaagattagatgttaataattttgaaatctATACGTTCTATAGCTTCAACAcataaaaaagaataaaaaataaataaacaaatataaatgatttttttttttttacgaaatCCCCTGATAAATTCCAATCGTTGTTAGGATTTCATAATGGAATTCGTTATGAGATTACATGAATAAatgtttaaaattaaaatgatgTTATCATGAATGTGTAATCGACAAGGACAGGGGAAGAAGATGATAAGATTGATGCAACCCAAAGTTTTTTTGAGCTAAATCAAAGCTTTAGTATGAGAAATTTGTAAAGACTCTTCTACTTGCAAACTCCTTTAATGATCATATATGTTAAAAAGGTATCCGACAGCATAATGAATGCCACGTGACATTAGCCAAATATAAGAAAATGTATTTTCAGTTATATATTTGCTATTTTAATCTAATCGATCATGAAATTTCAatcttgatatatatatttttttgtttagtttgtttttttgtttatttatttatggtttttgTCATTTTTAAAACTTAGCATCAAACGACACAAATGTAATGTTGAAGCAGGCACGGAGCTATATGGGAGCCCAGCCCATATAGTTAGGCACTGTTCTGTTCACggtattactaatatatgtataactcatttTATCACAGCCCAAGtttttctcatcatattatttatctatatattaattatttattttatatcaatcaaatcattaattatttatctcacatcaatcaaatcattgaattcaaattattatattatcccttataaataatataatttttattttatttattgttaaaaggaaaaaatagtcatttaacatttttatataaaatttaatcaatcaaatcaaataaaccataatatatcaatcaaatccaatacaattttaactatcatttcttatttattttttattacattatactacttatctatatattacttatatcatacctcaaaccaaacggtgccttagtgtattgtatatatgtatatatattaattattatttgtaattaattgaatcttttaatttattgatatatatgagttttatttcaagttatgtaggCTTCTAAATTTTGTGTTTATATAGAACATTACATTAAACATTCAATATATTGAACATTATATGTTATTGAGTAGAAATAACATCATAAATACAAAGTAAATCTATAATTATGTACattatcaaattcaaaaatttatactttataaaatataaaacaattattcaacttattttaaaatttttttttttgattaattaacccattaaattttcatgaaattttttataaaataaaatttaattattgaaataCATTCACTATTGAatatagaaaatatttataaggatattgatatattaaaattttgtgtcaTTACTAGCATGATTGATGTTCAAACTTTTTTTTCAATCATAAAAAAGTTGAAAGATATATGAATAGTAAAATATTAACTTATATCTAATATGTATATTGACCATATgatttttattcatatttttttcatcTAAAATTAGCCTCCCCTACGGCAAAATCCTGGGTCCGTCCCCGGGTTAGTTTTCTTATGAAACAAtctcataaatatttatttgttattgtGAGATAGAGCAAATAACTCAATAGATAATATCTCTCATAAAATTGATCCGTAAGACTGTCTCTTAAGAGTTTTTATATTATAGTATCATATCCACATTCTCgattaaaaattacaaaattcgTCAAAAGCATAAAATATTTgactaataaaattttatgatataaaaaactgaaaaatgCAAAGAGACAAACACACCTCACTTAAATTGTAcccaacaaaataataataaaatttcagTTAGAGCCTAGAGGTGTTCACGATTGGTTAACCACCCGAATTGAACCGAAACCAAAAATTCTGTTtaaaccgaaaatcgaaccaAAAAATTCGATTTGGTTTCGATTTTCAATTAATCGAATTTTTTGTTTTCGATTCGGTTCGTTGAACTgatattttaattcatttttatttgtttttattaataaataataaataaaaataaaataaataaaaatttggtTAAACCGAAAATCAAACCAAAAAGCTGAAAATACTTCGGTTTTAATCGAacggttcgattttcggtttaACCGAACCAAACCGTGAAATTCGATTCGGATCATCAAAATTTCAGTTCAGTTCGGTCCGAATGAACACCCATATTTTCAGTAGTTCAAATATTTGTGTTTAATATGTTTAATGCCAGTAAAATAACCGTAATAAGCTTAATTTGAGCCCCTCGGCAAGACAATCTTGAATACCCAAGGCTTAAATTATATTAATGGCTTCACATTTGACAAAATTATAAAAAGGATTTCAAATTACTTCCACTCGAGTACAATGTTTATGATTCTAACTAAAAATAAGTGGGGAAATTTTTTTGCAAACAAATATAACATATTTAAATTATGAATATGAAATCCTTGTGTTCAAGCCCTGCTTCCAAATTCAAATCCACCATTTCAAACCCAGTAggaatttcaaatattttaattttgatactTTTAAATCTATAAAATTTACATTcctaaaagtattatttttatcatcacCATGGATTTCAAATTCATTATTCGTCTAATGATTTGAATACATACCCCCAAATTAGAACTGTAAGCCCAAAATTTTGAGTGCTCTTGGGCTCAAAACCTATCATGCCTTTCCAATACACTttactgaaaaataaaaattcctcatccaaatgcaGCTATGAAATCCACACTGTAGTTGGACGAAAATGTCGCAAATTTCACTGACACAGTGACACTGCATAACGTTCATATGCTGCGGCCAGCAGGGCACCACAGCACAGTTAAGATATACTTCTAGAAGAGCACTCGCAAATTGGTTCAAATCGAATTCATCCATTAATCATCTTTAGAAAGTGAAAATGGTGCCTACTTAGCTTGAGTTAAAGCATAATAGAATCGCGTGTAGAGTGAAGACATACATACATGACCACAACTCAAAACATTAAACATCTTAGCACCGAGGCAACAGAAGTAAATCTATGTTGCATGTCTTAACTCAAGTTTCCAATATATAAGAAAGGAAAATCGTCTATCTAAGCTGCTCTGGCAGTTTCACGTACCAATGAGAGCTTAGCAAGTAAACCACACAACTGAAGGTATGAACCAACTCCGTCACAGATCCTCATGTGAGCAAATCCAGTTTCCTTCAAAAAACAGAAGAGAAGTCGAGTAAATTGACGGCAGAGAATATATAGAAAAAAGGGAGAGATCGAGATTCTTTGGTTATTtactttcatgaattccaacTTTAGATATTCTGCCATATCGTAGTTCTTTACAATACGGAAAAGGGTAGTGATTATGTCAGTTGGAGAATAGCCCAAATCATATAACAGCTTGAGCCCAGCACATGCATCATCAAATTTCCCCTCGAGTACATGGCGTATAATGTTTTTTACATGCAAAGGATGTGGTTGGTCACAAACCTGGACGTCAAAAAAAAAGCAGTTAATATATGCACATTTGAAGGTTAATGCTCAAACCATGCTATGCTGAAGCTTCGTGACCTTGAAAACATTTTCTTGATTTACGAAACCAAATCCACTGTTTGTGGCTTGCAGGTTATTTAATGCCTGTCTCATATCACCATCAGCAGTGAAAATAATGGCTTCAAGACCTTCTGGAACATAGGGTACCTACATCAATTTACAGGGTGTAGAAGAAAGGGTCAAATAAAACCATTTATACAAAACATGGGAAAACCATAGGTGTGACAAATTGGATGATAAATTATCagacaaaagaaagaaaaacagTCAACTGATAGTTAAAATAAACATGTTCAAGTGGAAATATCTGCAACCATAACAAGTAATAAGATACGTTAGAATTCAGAGTCAAAGGGGAGTTAACTAGCAACTTTAAATTTGTGACTACATCCCGGTGGACCTAAGAGTTAGGAATAAACTTCGTCATTCAGGAGGTTTTTAACTTTTAAAGAACATTATATATAAGTGGAAAGGAGAAGCATCGACATGGTTCACAATATTCAAATGTAGAAATAGGCTGAAATAAATCCATAACATTCTAAAGCTGAACATCCAGTCAATAATTGACCCCCATGAGGATCACCTATGCTAATGAATGAAAGCAGTCTACCGCAGTCCACATAAAGTGCTTCTGTAGTTATGAGCACGAGAGAGCTTCTCATATGCAACAAAAAGCACTCAATCTGCAATTGGATTCTTTTTCCCTGTTAACTCTGAGATAATGAGCTTCATCGGTCATTAGCCGATAAAAGAACCAGAACTTGTATATCATTCAACTGAAAGCATAACATGATTTGAATGTATACCTTTTCTGCAGCAACCACCACCATCAGACGGCCAAGGATCTCTTGATCAGATAATCTAGCAAAACGAACAAGAGCGCATCTACTCTGGATAGGTTCTATAATCTTTGACGATGTGTTACAAGCGAGCCCAAAACGAGTTGAATTTGAATATATTTCCATCGTCCTCCTCAAAGCTTGTTGAGCGCCAGATGTCATGCTAATTTACATCAAATCAATCAAATACAGTAAAAGGATTAAAAAAACAACTACTTAGACGCAAAGTGCGTGAGCAAAAAGTTTAAATTGTACAACAATTACTAACCCAAAATGCAACAAATCCAGTAGCGTGGGGAGTTAATGATTCAAACTACAACCTAAACACTAAATAACAAAGACAAGGCACAGACAGAATTAACATAAAATACCTTTTTTTTTCATTACCGTTTAAACAGGAATTTCAAACTCACCTGTCAGCTTCatccaaaattattattttgtgtCTCCCAGGGGGCAATGTAACCTTCTTCTGGGCAAACATCTTTATTTTGTTTCTCACCACATCAATCCCTCTGGATGATAAAGAGcatatatcaaaaaaatttgaCAAAAGCAACCAAACAACTCCAAACTATTGAATTAAACTACACAAAACTTCCAATACCGGTCATCAGATGCATTTAGCTCTAAAACCGCCTCTCTATAATTTGGTCCAAGAAGTTCATGAGCAAGCGCCAACATACTAGTAGTTTTACCAGTTCCAGGAGGACCCTGCAAAAATAAAAAGGGGTACTCACCAGTGCTCATGGAAGTATGAATTAACCTAGGAAAGGCAGTTAGTCTGTAAATTTGTTTCCCTGTGACCTTTTAAATGTACAATTTTGGACAGTCAACCTTTGCAACTTCATGTGAAAAATAACGAATTCTTCTACACTCATAAATGTATAAATGTACAGTCGCTATAGACGATCAGGAGATCCTTTGCAGAGAACAGTACTAGTATAGTTGGAGCACGAAAAATAGCCAATGAACACTGATTTTCAAATAACACACCTCaactaaaaacaaaaaaaagaataaagcAATTCTCCGGGGGCAAGAATGCTAGAAGTCTGAAACATAAGGAGCACAACGAAAATCTGCGGTAGACAACAATTTCCAAACAATATTACAGCCACATCCCATAAGCGGCATGCCATATAGTCAGAGTGGGTATTTCCaacaaaaaatatgaaaaacttTCCTACTTCAATACAAATTTTGAACTGAATTTCAAGTTCAGAAGACATATATCCCAACTCACAGCTAGAATGAGATTGGGCATGTTGCCATCACGCGCGATGACTTGGAGACGGGAGACGGCGTCCTCATTCCCGACTATATCCGCCACCTTGGATGGCCGATACTTCTCTATCCACGGCAGTTCAGGGCCCGGAGCCGATGAAGATGACGAAGCCATTAGCGATTCAGAGCCAGCAGAATGATTGAAATGGTAAAACCCTCGCAAGTGGAGTGAGCGGGAGTTTTTCCACCATTTCTCCCTCTTGTAATTGTAATTTTACGGATACTTGAGGGCATATTTGTAAGAAATCATTTTAAATAGTTTAGGTAAACTCTTAGAAAAcacttctgattttttttttttattttgttaagcAAATTAGAAGTACAAACGAGTCAATCTATTTGTGAGTAATTCGAGAGCGGCTCGGTCAATAATCAATTCGAGCTTGATTTGATTGAACTCTAGCTCGAGTAGTATATGTGTGCGTTCGAGCAGTTCACGATCTACtcgattatatatataattatataaataaataatatataatattattgataaactcgagctcgagtagctcaaaatataagtttatttttcaagctcgagctcgaactATAATCGAGCTCGAATAAACAAAACAGAGTTGAGCTCTCCTAGCAAAGACTgagaaaatattgaattttgttaaaaaaaactgagaaaatttgaaaattttgttaaaaaaattgagaaatgcTTCCTAAATTCTTCCAAACAatacttaaatttaatttaattttttgttgagAATTTGTTTCAaggcaaaaactcctatgagacggtctcaagggtcatttttatgagacggatctctcgtatgagttatccattaaaaagtattacaatttatgccaaaagtattacttattattataaatatgggtagagtTGACCCATCTTACGGATGAGACCGTttcacaggagtgttactcttGTTTCAAAGGATTTGATAGAATTTCTTTGATAGAATTtcgtatttatttaattttttcaaatttggtTGGATTTGTTGGAAATTAGaatgtaaattaaaattttccaaaaatagaaAAACATAGTTCCAAGTTCCAACCAAGCATAAAATAGAATTGCCACGGTATCAATTGAACGAAAATCAAGGATATGTCCGATTATTGGGGAAATGGCATGGTAACGTTTGTCATAGGTCCATATTTTTTCATTTGGTTTTACAGGAGAATTACGAAAATAAACATCTACGTTCAAACGCATAAATAAGATGTTAGCTTAGTAGCATGAAATTTCTCCAATTATTGTATCGACAAAATAAAAGGGTTGTTTTTTCAAACTCGATTAAGACCCATGAAATGTCCGATTCCGGTATTTTCTATGCATATTATAATGATATACACTATATTAGTAAATTTGAGATATATTAACAAACTGTGATGGCATTGTCTATTTTTTGATTCAATGTCAAATTTATATTCATTTGATTGAATACTTATTATCGTAAATTTATTAACATCAAGCAAAATCATATACgcataaaatagaaaaaa comes from the Henckelia pumila isolate YLH828 chromosome 1, ASM3356847v2, whole genome shotgun sequence genome and includes:
- the LOC140882887 gene encoding replication factor C subunit 2: MASSSSSAPGPELPWIEKYRPSKVADIVGNEDAVSRLQVIARDGNMPNLILAGPPGTGKTTSMLALAHELLGPNYREAVLELNASDDRGIDVVRNKIKMFAQKKVTLPPGRHKIIILDEADSMTSGAQQALRRTMEIYSNSTRFGLACNTSSKIIEPIQSRCALVRFARLSDQEILGRLMVVVAAEKVPYVPEGLEAIIFTADGDMRQALNNLQATNSGFGFVNQENVFKVCDQPHPLHVKNIIRHVLEGKFDDACAGLKLLYDLGYSPTDIITTLFRIVKNYDMAEYLKLEFMKETGFAHMRICDGVGSYLQLCGLLAKLSLVRETARAA